From a region of the Myxococcus stipitatus genome:
- a CDS encoding DNA gyrase/topoisomerase IV subunit B, with translation MATKKGSYTGADIQVLEGLEPVRKRPAMYIGGTDSTGYHHLLWELVDNSVDEVINNYATQVDVTLHKDGRTISVIDNGRGIPVDMVAKYKKPAVEVIFSTLHAGGKFDQGNYIHSGGLHGVGTSVVNALSRKLQVEIKRDGKKYVQTYSRGKTTSPLKVDGPARGGGTAITFEPDPEIFGDKQKFDAELIRDRLEAKSYLHKGMVVVFKDETASPAVTHTFKHDGGIAEYLGKLVTDRQKPMVPAGSAPFYHSRDNGVRLEVALAWTEATDETLRSYVNGIPTPMGGTHEAGLRGAVVKAVRNYIETHELTPKGVTLTAEDIREGLIAILSVYVVEPQFQGQTKQRLNNPEVNAQVDGVLRPALEKWLNDNKSIAEATVARIVLAARAREASRAASQAVSRKSAVSHRLNLPGKLADCSSTDPNQSELFLVEGDSAGGSAKQGRDRRTQAILPLRGKVLNAEQASTDKVATNKELQDIVSALGCGIGSDFDITKLRYGRVFLLMDADSDGHHIATLLLTFFYRHLRPLIESGAIHIAQPPLFRVDIGKETYWALDEADRDRIIREKAKGNAKPNIMRFKGLGEMTADELKQTTLDQKNRMSLRVTIDNPLETDRVINDLMGRDVSARFKFIMERAGEVEALDV, from the coding sequence ATGGCGACGAAGAAGGGAAGTTACACAGGCGCGGACATCCAGGTCCTCGAGGGCCTGGAGCCGGTGCGCAAGCGCCCGGCCATGTACATCGGCGGCACCGACAGCACGGGGTATCACCACCTGCTGTGGGAGCTGGTCGACAACTCGGTGGACGAGGTCATCAACAACTACGCCACCCAGGTGGACGTCACGCTCCACAAGGACGGGCGCACCATCAGCGTCATCGACAACGGGCGCGGCATCCCCGTGGACATGGTGGCGAAGTACAAGAAGCCCGCCGTCGAGGTCATCTTCTCCACGCTGCACGCGGGCGGGAAGTTCGACCAGGGCAACTACATCCACTCCGGCGGTCTGCACGGCGTGGGCACGTCCGTGGTCAACGCGCTATCGCGCAAGCTGCAGGTGGAGATCAAGCGCGACGGCAAGAAGTACGTGCAGACGTACTCGCGCGGCAAGACGACCAGCCCGCTCAAGGTGGACGGTCCGGCGCGCGGCGGCGGCACGGCGATCACCTTCGAGCCGGACCCGGAGATCTTCGGCGACAAGCAGAAGTTCGACGCGGAGCTCATCCGCGACCGGCTGGAGGCCAAGAGCTACCTGCACAAGGGCATGGTGGTCGTCTTCAAGGACGAGACGGCCAGCCCGGCGGTGACGCACACCTTCAAGCACGACGGCGGCATCGCCGAGTACCTGGGCAAGCTCGTCACGGACCGGCAGAAGCCGATGGTGCCCGCGGGCAGCGCGCCCTTCTACCACTCGCGCGACAACGGCGTGCGGCTGGAGGTGGCCCTGGCGTGGACGGAGGCGACGGACGAGACGCTCCGCTCCTACGTCAACGGCATCCCCACGCCCATGGGCGGCACGCACGAGGCGGGCCTGCGCGGCGCCGTCGTCAAGGCGGTGCGCAACTACATCGAGACGCACGAGCTGACGCCCAAGGGCGTGACGCTCACCGCGGAGGACATCCGCGAGGGCCTCATCGCCATCCTGTCCGTCTACGTGGTGGAGCCGCAGTTCCAGGGTCAGACGAAGCAGCGCCTCAACAACCCGGAGGTCAACGCCCAGGTGGACGGCGTCCTGCGCCCCGCCCTGGAGAAGTGGCTCAACGACAACAAGAGCATCGCCGAGGCGACGGTGGCCCGCATCGTCCTCGCCGCCCGCGCGCGCGAGGCCAGCCGCGCCGCGTCCCAGGCCGTCAGCCGCAAGTCCGCCGTCAGCCACCGGCTCAACCTGCCGGGCAAGCTGGCGGACTGCTCGTCCACGGACCCCAACCAGAGCGAGCTGTTCCTGGTGGAGGGTGACTCCGCGGGCGGCTCCGCCAAGCAGGGGCGGGATCGCCGCACCCAGGCCATCCTCCCGCTGCGGGGCAAGGTGCTCAACGCGGAGCAGGCGTCCACCGACAAGGTGGCCACCAACAAGGAGCTCCAGGACATCGTCAGCGCCCTGGGCTGCGGCATCGGTTCGGACTTCGACATCACCAAGTTGCGCTACGGCCGCGTCTTCCTGCTGATGGACGCCGACAGCGACGGCCACCACATCGCCACGCTGCTGCTCACCTTCTTCTACCGGCACCTGCGCCCGCTCATCGAGAGCGGCGCCATCCACATCGCCCAGCCGCCCCTGTTCCGAGTGGACATCGGCAAGGAGACGTACTGGGCGCTGGACGAGGCCGACCGCGACCGCATCATCCGCGAGAAGGCCAAGGGCAACGCCAAGCCCAACATCATGCGCTTCAAGGGTCTGGGGGAGATGACGGCCGATGAGCTCAAGCAGACGACTCTGGACCAGAAAAACCGGATGAGCCTGCGAGTCACGATCGACAATCCGCTGGAGACGGACCGCGTCATCAACGACCTCATGGGCCGCGACGTGAGCGCGCGCTTCAAGTTCATCATGGAGCGCGCGGGCGAGGTCGAAGCGCTCGACGTCTAG
- the rho gene encoding transcription termination factor Rho: MSENSDNRDPRDAPPMPAAARPVPPPEADDDGGDEGDDEGGDEGEAAGGPAAGGSPGGQPGQAGGRRRRRRRRRRGAQVLFTPEGQAYRMTAGPDGQQVQVFLTPQELEQYRQRQAQQQQQQQQQQQQQQQQHPGGGQQHPRQQHHGGGQGAQQSNLAPVEGVLDTEVKGPNAFLRQLKRNLLAAPDDPEIPKNLVQKLRLRQGQYLTAFAQMRGHKGQIQRVDTVDGRPLDGAPRLPHFADLTSVDPTDRLKLENGHKEMVTRVLDLISPIGKGQRALIVAPPKTGKTIMLQRIAQAVISNHPEVHVMVVLIDERPEEVTDMRRSIKAEVLASSSDRPTGDHLKVAELALERARRLVEAGRDVVILLDSITRLARAYNKETDNSGRTLTGGVDSRALERPKRIFGAARATEEAGSLTIIGTALIDTGSRMDEVIFEEFKGTGNSEVTLDRLLAEKRVFPAINIAQSGTRKEEKLFSLREYEKVKKLRQMLFSVKPVEAMEALVKRLSRYTYNDEFLDEL, translated from the coding sequence ATGAGCGAAAACTCCGACAACCGCGATCCACGTGATGCACCCCCGATGCCCGCGGCGGCCCGTCCCGTCCCGCCTCCCGAGGCGGACGACGACGGGGGCGACGAGGGCGACGACGAGGGGGGCGACGAGGGCGAAGCCGCGGGCGGCCCGGCCGCCGGTGGCAGCCCCGGCGGTCAGCCAGGGCAGGCAGGCGGGCGTCGCCGCCGTCGCCGCCGCCGTCGCCGTGGCGCGCAGGTCCTCTTCACCCCGGAGGGCCAGGCCTACCGGATGACCGCGGGGCCGGACGGCCAGCAGGTGCAGGTCTTCCTCACGCCCCAGGAGCTGGAGCAGTACCGGCAGCGCCAGGCCCAGCAGCAGCAGCAGCAACAACAGCAGCAGCAGCAGCAGCAACAGCAGCACCCGGGCGGCGGGCAGCAGCACCCGCGCCAGCAGCACCACGGCGGTGGCCAGGGCGCGCAGCAGTCGAACCTGGCTCCGGTGGAAGGCGTGCTGGACACGGAGGTCAAGGGCCCCAACGCGTTCCTGCGCCAGCTCAAGCGCAACCTGCTGGCGGCGCCGGACGACCCGGAGATTCCGAAGAACCTGGTGCAGAAGCTGCGGCTGCGTCAGGGCCAGTACCTGACGGCCTTCGCGCAGATGCGCGGCCACAAGGGGCAGATTCAACGAGTGGACACGGTGGACGGCCGCCCGCTGGACGGCGCGCCCCGGCTGCCCCACTTCGCGGACCTGACGTCGGTGGACCCGACCGACCGGCTCAAGCTGGAGAACGGCCACAAGGAGATGGTGACGCGGGTGCTGGACCTCATCTCGCCCATCGGCAAGGGGCAGCGCGCGCTCATCGTCGCTCCGCCGAAGACGGGCAAGACCATCATGCTCCAGCGCATCGCCCAGGCGGTCATCTCCAACCACCCGGAGGTGCACGTCATGGTGGTGCTCATCGACGAGCGCCCCGAGGAAGTCACGGACATGCGCCGCAGCATCAAGGCGGAGGTGCTCGCGTCCAGCTCCGACCGGCCCACCGGGGACCACCTCAAGGTGGCGGAGCTGGCCCTGGAGCGCGCCCGCCGCCTGGTCGAGGCCGGGCGGGACGTGGTCATCCTGCTCGACTCCATCACCCGCCTGGCGCGCGCCTACAACAAGGAGACGGACAACTCCGGCCGCACGCTGACGGGCGGCGTGGACAGCCGCGCCCTGGAGCGCCCCAAGCGCATCTTCGGCGCCGCGCGCGCGACGGAGGAGGCCGGCTCGCTGACCATCATCGGCACGGCGCTCATCGACACCGGCAGCCGCATGGACGAGGTCATCTTCGAGGAGTTCAAGGGCACCGGTAACTCCGAGGTCACCCTGGACCGGCTCCTGGCGGAGAAGCGCGTCTTCCCGGCCATCAACATCGCCCAGTCCGGCACCCGCAAGGAGGAGAAGCTCTTCAGCCTGCGCGAGTACGAGAAGGTGAAGAAGCTGCGGCAGATGCTCTTCTCCGTGAAGCCGGTGGAGGCCATGGAGGCACTCGTCAAGCGGCTGTCGCGCTACACCTACAACGACGAGTTCCTCGACGAGCTGTAG
- a CDS encoding PEGA domain-containing protein has translation MRALLLALLPALALAAPSAQTRRVTSILVPMDPDSEASAVRMESYMNEALANFASFTVRKPEEIFGLPGDNNAQSALERARKGYTESAAAFDKKEYDDAEAKIRATLKELAGAPAAMRGCSPLCESLALYAALLHLRGDVEEAKLVLIDLIAVSPTFELNPKRFSRDFIALRVQVATGRSSLLRGSATVKSRPAGARVYVDGDMVGYTPVTIPALSVGKHLLRMERPGFRQYGQLMEVTPDDVEVSADLAPTAAYKSFDGQLDRVASEVSRGISQANGVANLGKSLNLERAVLGTVKAAGEGSELILGYYDIRNGKKLGGRRMVLQGDEFGQLKQEMERIVNQMVNTAEGGGEKVVRSSDPLDGKGGMEDWGAEDRGGRTRAQDKKKKAGDDPLDGVSGTEDW, from the coding sequence ATGAGAGCCCTTCTCCTCGCCCTGCTCCCCGCGCTCGCCCTGGCGGCTCCGTCCGCGCAGACGCGGCGTGTCACCTCCATCCTCGTCCCCATGGACCCCGACTCCGAGGCCAGCGCGGTCCGGATGGAGAGCTACATGAACGAGGCCCTGGCGAACTTCGCCAGCTTCACCGTGCGCAAGCCGGAGGAGATCTTCGGCCTGCCCGGCGACAACAACGCCCAGTCGGCGCTGGAGCGCGCGCGCAAGGGCTACACGGAGAGCGCCGCCGCCTTCGACAAGAAGGAGTACGACGACGCGGAGGCGAAGATCCGCGCCACGCTCAAGGAGCTGGCCGGCGCGCCCGCGGCCATGCGGGGCTGCTCGCCGCTGTGCGAGTCGCTGGCGCTGTACGCCGCGCTGCTGCACCTGCGCGGCGACGTCGAGGAGGCCAAGCTGGTGCTCATCGACCTCATCGCCGTGTCGCCCACCTTCGAGCTCAACCCCAAGCGCTTCTCGCGCGACTTCATCGCCCTGCGCGTCCAGGTGGCCACCGGCCGCTCGTCGCTCCTGCGCGGCAGCGCCACGGTGAAGTCCCGCCCCGCCGGCGCGCGCGTCTACGTGGACGGGGACATGGTGGGCTACACGCCGGTGACGATTCCGGCGCTGTCGGTGGGCAAGCACCTGCTGCGCATGGAGCGGCCCGGCTTCCGCCAATACGGACAGCTGATGGAGGTGACGCCGGACGACGTGGAGGTGAGCGCGGACCTGGCCCCCACGGCGGCGTACAAGTCCTTCGACGGACAGCTGGACCGGGTGGCCAGCGAGGTGTCCCGCGGCATCTCCCAGGCCAACGGCGTCGCGAACCTGGGCAAGTCCCTGAACCTGGAGCGCGCGGTCCTGGGCACCGTCAAGGCCGCGGGCGAGGGCTCCGAGCTCATCCTCGGCTACTACGACATCCGCAACGGCAAGAAGCTCGGCGGCCGCCGCATGGTCCTGCAGGGCGACGAATTCGGACAGCTCAAGCAGGAGATGGAGCGCATCGTCAATCAGATGGTGAACACCGCCGAGGGTGGTGGCGAGAAGGTGGTGCGCAGCTCCGACCCGCTGGATGGCAAGGGGGGCATGGAGGACTGGGGCGCCGAGGACCGCGGCGGGCGCACCCGGGCCCAGGACAAGAAGAAGAAGGCCGGGGACGATCCGCTCGACGGGGTGTCGGGAACCGAGGACTGGTGA
- a CDS encoding DNA gyrase/topoisomerase IV subunit A: protein MRAEAEKKTTKKQGASGGGGGASGAAGGGGEGFVPASLADEARRRYLNYAVSVITSRALPDVRDGLKPVQRRILYGMWNDLNLSFDTKYQKCAQVVGAIMGRYHPHGDASIYDALVRMAQDFSLRYPLVDGHGNFGSLDGDSAAAYRYTECRLDKLASEMLMELERKTVDFRPTYDGTRNEPIVIPARVPQLLMNGTTGIAVGMATNIPPHHLGELVDALVALIENPELLTKDLLKYVKGPDFPTGGQILNDKKELREIYESGHGSIRIRGEWDTEDLKRGGTQIIITSIPYTVNKSTLVAKIGELVRDRKLPLITDVRDESTKDVRIVLELKKDANPELVMAYLYKHTPLQTTFGVNLTCLVPSKDNPDVGTPDRLDLKRILQYFLDFRFGIVTRRFQHELGELQKRVHLLEGFEKAYDALDEIIRIIRQSEGKQDAAQKLMHRFKLDELQVDAILEMKLYKLARLEILVVQKELKEKRAEIKRIEGILRDKKKVWGTVKDELGEIKGQYNDKRRTKIGGAGSEEVEFNADAFIADEDAHVVVTRDGWVKRMREVKDPASTRLREGDAVMTVLAGSLKANLVLFSNFGTAYVTRFNDIPASTGYGDPVQKLFKFDDGERIVAALSLDARLPRPEKLVGVTKNGLGMRFLLEPHLEVSTRAGRRYAKTGEGDEIIGVQPVGEKDLLALLTQKTNALVCKVAEVNELAGPGKGVTVIKVDEGDQVVDFLAVAPNDKEAKLEFETQKGRKLSLAPSKYGVTGRGGKGHEMSKRDTVESVARPVVFIPLPEKKD from the coding sequence ATGCGCGCAGAAGCCGAAAAGAAGACGACCAAGAAGCAGGGAGCCTCGGGCGGCGGAGGCGGAGCCTCGGGCGCGGCGGGCGGTGGTGGCGAGGGGTTCGTGCCAGCCTCCCTGGCTGACGAGGCGCGTCGCCGGTACCTCAACTACGCGGTGTCGGTCATCACCTCACGCGCGCTCCCGGACGTGCGCGACGGCCTCAAGCCCGTGCAGCGCCGCATCCTGTACGGCATGTGGAACGACTTGAACCTGTCGTTCGACACGAAGTACCAGAAGTGCGCGCAGGTCGTCGGCGCCATCATGGGTCGCTACCACCCTCACGGCGACGCCTCCATCTACGACGCGCTGGTGCGCATGGCGCAGGACTTCTCCCTGCGCTACCCGCTGGTGGACGGGCACGGCAACTTCGGCTCGCTGGACGGTGACTCCGCGGCGGCCTACCGCTACACCGAGTGCCGCCTGGACAAGCTCGCCTCCGAGATGTTGATGGAGCTGGAGCGCAAGACGGTGGACTTCCGGCCCACCTACGACGGCACGCGCAACGAGCCCATCGTCATCCCCGCGCGCGTCCCGCAGCTCCTGATGAACGGCACCACGGGCATCGCCGTGGGCATGGCCACCAACATCCCGCCCCACCACCTGGGCGAGCTGGTGGACGCGCTGGTGGCGCTCATCGAGAACCCGGAGCTTTTGACCAAGGACCTGCTCAAGTACGTCAAGGGTCCGGACTTCCCCACCGGCGGGCAGATCCTCAACGACAAGAAGGAGCTGCGGGAGATCTACGAGTCGGGCCACGGCTCCATCCGCATCCGCGGCGAGTGGGACACCGAGGACCTCAAGCGCGGCGGCACGCAGATCATCATCACGTCCATCCCCTACACGGTGAACAAGTCCACCCTGGTCGCCAAGATCGGCGAGCTGGTGAGGGACCGGAAGCTGCCGCTGATCACCGACGTGCGCGACGAGTCCACCAAGGACGTGCGCATCGTGCTGGAGCTGAAGAAGGACGCCAACCCCGAGCTGGTGATGGCGTACCTCTACAAGCACACGCCGCTGCAGACGACGTTCGGCGTCAACCTCACCTGCCTGGTGCCCAGCAAGGACAACCCGGACGTGGGCACGCCGGACCGGCTCGACCTCAAGCGCATCCTCCAGTACTTCCTGGACTTCCGCTTCGGCATCGTCACCCGGCGCTTCCAGCACGAGCTGGGCGAGCTCCAGAAGCGCGTGCACCTGCTCGAGGGCTTCGAGAAGGCGTACGACGCGCTGGACGAAATCATCCGCATCATCCGCCAGTCCGAGGGCAAGCAGGACGCGGCCCAGAAGCTGATGCACCGCTTCAAGCTGGACGAGCTCCAGGTGGACGCCATCCTGGAGATGAAGCTCTACAAGCTGGCCCGCCTGGAGATCCTGGTCGTCCAGAAGGAGCTCAAGGAGAAGCGCGCGGAGATCAAGCGCATCGAGGGCATCCTCCGGGACAAGAAGAAGGTGTGGGGGACGGTCAAGGACGAGCTGGGGGAAATCAAGGGCCAGTACAACGACAAGCGCCGCACGAAGATCGGCGGCGCGGGTTCGGAGGAAGTGGAGTTCAACGCGGACGCGTTCATCGCGGACGAGGACGCCCACGTGGTCGTCACGCGCGACGGCTGGGTCAAGCGCATGCGCGAGGTGAAGGACCCCGCGTCCACCCGCCTGCGCGAGGGCGACGCGGTGATGACGGTGCTCGCCGGCAGCCTGAAGGCGAACCTGGTGCTGTTCAGCAACTTCGGCACCGCTTACGTGACGCGCTTCAACGACATCCCCGCGTCCACGGGCTACGGCGACCCGGTGCAGAAGCTGTTCAAGTTCGACGACGGCGAGCGCATCGTGGCCGCCCTGTCGCTCGACGCGCGGCTGCCGCGCCCGGAGAAGCTGGTGGGCGTGACGAAGAACGGCCTGGGCATGCGCTTCCTGCTGGAGCCGCACCTGGAGGTCTCCACGCGCGCGGGCCGGCGCTACGCCAAGACGGGCGAGGGCGATGAGATCATCGGCGTGCAGCCGGTGGGCGAGAAGGACCTGCTGGCGCTGCTGACGCAGAAGACCAACGCCCTGGTGTGCAAGGTCGCCGAGGTGAACGAGCTGGCGGGCCCGGGCAAGGGCGTCACCGTCATCAAGGTGGACGAGGGAGACCAGGTGGTGGACTTCCTCGCCGTCGCGCCCAACGACAAGGAAGCGAAGCTGGAGTTCGAGACGCAGAAGGGTCGCAAGCTGTCGCTGGCCCCCTCCAAGTACGGAGTGACGGGCCGCGGCGGCAAGGGCCATGAGATGTCGAAGCGCGACACGGTGGAGAGCGTGGCCCGGCCCGTCGTCTTCATCCCGTTGCCCGAGAAGAAGGACTAG
- a CDS encoding PEGA domain-containing protein: protein MTTFRRLALLLSLLLAILPAHAQTARKKTARKKAVSTKVSKAKKKSGKAPRSKAQPAPEDSGTDEVESAQPMVFGEPEDTDAGQKPAPAPASPPVVAEPRAPSAPVESAKPAVAESLTPRSVAAATGPLALFAVARTPAQADAAGKLEAELTHHLGKAGDVEFVDLARAFPPPEPVALTKADGLFDEGRSAYDNLDPEVAAQKFQAATEAYEQAPAALRLERLGEAYLFLGASRMLNGDAAGAREAFLRSVVAEPATRPDPALFGQDVQKAFDEARAEARARPAGTLTVESQPAGARVLVRGQDVGATPLAGLSVPSGHHPVQVALPGHAPQAWYVEVKPSAAAAVKATLAPVPGLVALREAAARSASEAAFEADAASVETLGIADRLDARYLVLAAVSQDKKGRPQAELQAWDVRTQARLRGVGIDLSGRDPKKSAASAAAQVRTFIQGELGPKAAEGTSVASDSVLRKPWFWAVVGGAAAVTAGAVFVATQDKGRPYNPVSGGIGF from the coding sequence GTGACCACGTTCCGCAGACTCGCCCTGCTGCTCTCGCTGCTGCTGGCCATCCTCCCCGCCCACGCCCAGACGGCGCGCAAGAAGACGGCGCGCAAGAAGGCCGTGTCGACGAAGGTGTCGAAGGCGAAGAAGAAGTCCGGCAAGGCGCCCAGGAGCAAGGCTCAGCCGGCCCCCGAGGACTCCGGGACGGACGAGGTCGAATCCGCGCAGCCCATGGTGTTCGGAGAGCCGGAGGACACCGACGCCGGGCAGAAGCCGGCGCCGGCCCCCGCCTCACCTCCGGTCGTGGCCGAACCGCGCGCGCCCTCCGCGCCGGTGGAGTCCGCGAAGCCCGCCGTCGCCGAGTCGCTCACGCCCCGCTCCGTCGCGGCGGCCACCGGCCCGCTCGCGCTCTTCGCCGTGGCCCGCACGCCCGCCCAGGCCGACGCGGCGGGCAAGCTGGAGGCCGAGCTCACGCACCACCTGGGGAAGGCCGGCGACGTGGAGTTCGTGGACCTGGCCCGGGCCTTCCCGCCGCCGGAGCCGGTGGCGCTCACGAAGGCGGACGGGCTCTTCGACGAGGGGCGGTCCGCGTACGACAACCTCGACCCGGAGGTGGCCGCGCAGAAGTTCCAGGCGGCGACGGAGGCGTACGAGCAGGCCCCCGCGGCGCTGCGGCTGGAGCGGCTGGGGGAGGCGTACCTGTTCCTGGGGGCCTCGCGCATGCTCAACGGCGACGCGGCCGGCGCCCGGGAGGCCTTCCTGCGGTCGGTGGTGGCAGAGCCCGCCACGCGCCCGGACCCGGCCCTCTTCGGCCAGGACGTGCAGAAGGCCTTCGACGAGGCCCGGGCCGAGGCCAGGGCGCGCCCCGCCGGGACGCTGACGGTGGAGTCGCAGCCCGCGGGCGCGCGCGTCCTCGTCCGCGGACAGGACGTGGGCGCCACGCCGCTGGCGGGCCTGTCCGTGCCCTCCGGCCACCACCCCGTGCAGGTGGCGCTGCCCGGCCACGCGCCCCAGGCCTGGTACGTGGAGGTGAAGCCCTCCGCCGCCGCCGCGGTGAAGGCCACGCTGGCGCCGGTGCCCGGGCTCGTCGCGCTGCGAGAGGCCGCCGCCCGGTCGGCGTCCGAGGCCGCCTTCGAGGCGGACGCCGCGTCGGTGGAGACGCTGGGCATCGCGGACCGGCTCGACGCCCGCTACCTGGTGCTCGCCGCCGTGTCCCAGGACAAGAAGGGGCGCCCGCAGGCGGAGCTCCAGGCGTGGGACGTGCGCACCCAGGCGCGGCTGCGCGGGGTGGGCATCGACCTGTCCGGACGCGACCCGAAGAAGAGCGCGGCCTCCGCCGCCGCCCAGGTGCGCACCTTCATCCAGGGCGAGCTGGGCCCCAAGGCGGCCGAGGGCACCTCCGTCGCCAGCGACTCGGTGCTGCGCAAGCCGTGGTTCTGGGCCGTAGTCGGTGGCGCGGCGGCCGTCACCGCCGGCGCCGTCTTCGTGGCGACCCAGGACAAGGGTCGGCCCTACAACCCCGTTTCCGGCGGAATCGGATTCTGA
- the sppA gene encoding signal peptide peptidase SppA, translated as MRLLALLLLPSLALAQTSTIVQPPVPTRGMTLPPTGAALVDEAPALSLNPAGLGFVDSAQLFYLHERNLERDSLGDGVFLGARLLGLGLGASMEWIRGRHEPDYRRTSLGLSLGSRTLQLGASWHAFESDDADIDALDTFDVGFTSRPMRALSLAAVARDLNAPREGALKIKRSYDLGLGVRPLDERFTLGVDWLFTEGAFREGQATYTLQAEVLPGLRLGAGVSHGFVDAVPVALQLSATVDTRHLGLTYAAGGGKDGTDHVIGVRLSAENYRSLRPSGGVVTLLDLNDALSGRGSALTALLGISETDPFLRLARWLDLAEKDPRLTGVVLKMEGLPGVDWGKAEELRQAVLRLRASGKRVMAVLLSVDDRGYFIASAADRIYAVPESFLHVNGLSAQLLTAGGTMQKLGVHWDVARVGRYKTAPEQLTLTEPSDAARETANAYLDTEVAWYERAVTEGRKVPVEKLRELWAAGLPTPVRAQQLGFIDGIIAPSELDAKVRELVPRGHFSATYGPRDEREGRWGRRRRIAVVPVLGSIAGGRSREDPLGFSRIAGAETVVLALEEAKADPSVVAIVLRVDSGGGDVLASHLMYQAVLDAAKQKPVIASMGDTAASGGYYAAMAAKEIFALPTTLTGSIGVFYIKPALQGLLGDKLGIGQETLSRAPMADLFSLWRPWTPEEQATAQQWVDASYDMFITEVAKARGLEKAQVDEVARGRVWSGSDALARGLVDRLGGLHEAVASARRHAGVPEGEELDLAFMGEARGFFSSMGGEPGVRAALALLPQPPPALPPALQELAREAGLDLALLTPGMKAVMPFTLTVR; from the coding sequence ATGCGCCTGCTCGCCCTCCTGCTGCTTCCGTCGCTCGCGCTGGCCCAGACGAGCACCATCGTCCAACCCCCCGTGCCCACGCGGGGCATGACGCTGCCGCCCACGGGCGCGGCGTTGGTGGACGAGGCCCCCGCCCTCTCGCTCAACCCCGCGGGCCTGGGCTTCGTGGACTCCGCCCAGCTGTTCTACCTGCACGAGCGGAACCTCGAGCGCGACAGCCTGGGCGACGGCGTCTTCCTGGGCGCGCGTCTGCTGGGGCTGGGCCTGGGCGCGTCCATGGAGTGGATTCGCGGGCGGCACGAGCCGGACTACCGGCGCACGTCGCTGGGCCTGTCGCTGGGCTCGCGCACGCTGCAATTGGGCGCGTCGTGGCATGCCTTCGAATCCGACGACGCGGACATCGACGCGCTCGACACCTTCGACGTGGGCTTCACGTCGCGCCCCATGCGCGCGCTGTCGCTGGCCGCGGTGGCCCGCGACCTCAACGCCCCGCGCGAGGGCGCGCTGAAAATCAAGCGCAGCTACGACCTGGGCCTGGGCGTGCGCCCGCTGGACGAGCGGTTCACGCTGGGCGTCGACTGGTTGTTCACCGAGGGCGCCTTCCGCGAGGGCCAGGCCACCTACACCCTCCAGGCGGAGGTGCTGCCGGGGCTGCGGCTGGGGGCGGGCGTGTCCCACGGCTTCGTGGACGCGGTGCCGGTGGCGCTCCAGCTGTCCGCCACGGTGGACACGCGGCACCTGGGCCTGACGTACGCGGCGGGCGGCGGCAAGGACGGCACGGACCATGTCATCGGCGTGAGGCTGTCGGCGGAGAACTACCGCTCGCTGCGGCCGTCCGGGGGCGTGGTGACGCTGCTGGACCTGAACGACGCATTGTCGGGCCGGGGCAGCGCGCTCACCGCGCTCCTGGGCATCAGCGAGACGGACCCGTTCCTGCGGCTGGCGCGCTGGCTGGACCTGGCGGAGAAGGACCCGCGGCTGACGGGCGTGGTGCTGAAGATGGAGGGCCTGCCGGGCGTGGATTGGGGCAAGGCGGAGGAGCTGCGCCAGGCGGTGCTGCGGCTGCGCGCCTCGGGCAAGCGGGTGATGGCGGTGCTGCTGTCGGTGGACGACCGGGGCTACTTCATCGCGTCCGCGGCGGACCGCATCTACGCGGTGCCGGAGTCGTTCCTTCACGTCAACGGGCTGTCCGCCCAGCTTTTGACGGCGGGCGGGACGATGCAGAAGCTGGGGGTGCACTGGGACGTGGCGCGCGTGGGCCGGTACAAGACGGCGCCCGAACAGCTCACCCTCACCGAGCCGAGCGACGCGGCGCGCGAGACGGCCAACGCCTACCTGGACACGGAGGTGGCCTGGTACGAGCGCGCGGTGACGGAGGGGCGCAAGGTGCCCGTGGAGAAGCTGCGCGAGCTGTGGGCCGCGGGCCTGCCCACGCCCGTCCGGGCGCAGCAGCTGGGGTTCATCGACGGCATCATCGCTCCGTCGGAGCTGGACGCGAAGGTGCGCGAGCTGGTGCCCCGGGGACACTTCAGCGCGACGTATGGCCCGCGCGACGAGCGCGAGGGTCGCTGGGGCCGGCGCCGGCGCATCGCCGTGGTGCCGGTGCTGGGCTCCATCGCCGGGGGCCGCAGCCGCGAGGACCCGCTGGGCTTCAGCCGCATCGCGGGCGCGGAGACGGTGGTGCTCGCGCTGGAGGAGGCGAAGGCGGACCCGTCCGTGGTGGCCATCGTCCTGCGCGTCGACTCGGGCGGAGGCGACGTGCTGGCCTCGCACCTGATGTACCAGGCGGTGCTGGACGCGGCGAAGCAGAAGCCCGTCATCGCCTCCATGGGCGACACCGCCGCCTCCGGCGGCTACTACGCGGCCATGGCGGCCAAGGAGATCTTCGCCCTGCCCACGACGCTGACGGGCAGCATCGGCGTCTTCTACATCAAGCCCGCGCTCCAGGGCCTTTTGGGCGACAAGCTGGGCATCGGCCAGGAGACCCTCTCCCGCGCGCCCATGGCCGACCTGTTCTCCCTGTGGCGTCCCTGGACGCCGGAGGAGCAGGCCACCGCGCAGCAGTGGGTGGACGCGTCCTACGACATGTTCATCACCGAGGTCGCCAAGGCCCGGGGCCTGGAGAAGGCCCAGGTGGACGAGGTGGCCCGGGGCCGGGTGTGGAGCGGCAGCGACGCGCTGGCGCGGGGGCTGGTGGACCGGCTGGGCGGCCTGCACGAGGCGGTGGCGTCGGCCCGGCGCCACGCGGGAGTCCCGGAGGGCGAGGAGCTGGACCTGGCCTTCATGGGCGAGGCCCGGGGCTTCTTCTCCAGCATGGGCGGAGAGCCGGGGGTGCGGGCGGCGCTCGCCCTCCTCCCCCAGCCCCCTCCGGCCCTGCCTCCCGCCCTCCAGGAGCTGGCGCGCGAGGCCGGCCTGGATCTGGCGCTGCTGACGCCGGGAATGAAGGCGGTGATGCCCTTCACCCTCACCGTCCGCTGA